The Rubritalea squalenifaciens DSM 18772 DNA segment CCTACTAAAAAAACCAATGGAACAACCCATTTTATATACAAATATGCTTGATCACTAACACAACTCCCCACAAAACCAGGAAAGAAAAATATACAACAAGACAATAGAAAAGAAACGAAAATCAGCAAAATAATACACAGCTGTCTCAGCCTATAGGCTTTATAATTATCGTTTTCTAAAATTATAGCCATTTCGTATTTCAATGTACATACCATTGAAAGAACTCCAACTATTGCCATCAATGAACCCATCACACCAAATTCCTCCGGCGTGTACAATCTCGACAGAAGAGGCGAACACAGTATACCTACTAATTCAGCTAGTGCTGAACCGCTCATCAAAATCATCAAACTCTTAATGATTTGATTTCTTTTTAAGCTGGCAAGAAATTGCCTCATCTACTAAGCAAATTACTTTTTTACATCCTAAATAGTCACAAATATTATAACGACAAAATACAGCCTAATATTTATAATTTAAAAACTGTATCTCCTCTTGGTAGAATCGATCAATTATTTCCTTTGTAACTTTATTAAATCTTGATCTATAATTCACCTCGCCACTATTGAGTTCATGAGGCAACTTGACAAAATCAACTCCTAACTGATCTATGATTCGATTATAATCTTCCTCAAGATTTTCAAATCGCGCTATATAATTCATATCGATTTGACCTTTAAAATTCTTCAGCCAGTATAACTGAGGCCGAAGAAAGCCACTTCCTATGAAACGTTTCAGAAACTCTTCAAATTCAATATCCTCACTTATCCCTAGATGCTTGCGATGCAATTCATCACGTGTAGCATTTTTATACCATGAATAAGCTCTATCCCAAGGATCTCGTACTACTGTAAACTTAAAGTAGTCTATATATTGCTGATATGAAGCCGTAATAACGTTATTAGGGTTACGGTCATTACGTCTAGCATACTTAATTCGCCTTAATACATCTTTAATATTTTCAAAACTTCTCAGACAAGCGAATTGAGGAAAAGGCTGCTCAATCATACGAACACTTCGATGATCTTGTCCCCCCCTGCCCTCATGACCATCAAAATGGCCCAGAGCCTTCTCAATACTGGTACCAGCACATTTAGGAATGTGGATGAAAATGCATTTATGTTTGTGTGAAATCATGGGAACGATTCTATAATTGTATTTTGTTCAACCAGCTTTCCTCTGACAGATGCCATAGCACCGTTTTCTTAAAACCCTCCATTGGGCAAACAACTGGCTCCCAGCCTAGATTACTCTTCGCCTTATCGATCGTCGCAGACGTATCCTGCATGTCTGCACTGTTCATGGGCTGGTAGTCGATAAGCGCCTTCTTCCCCAGATGTGTTTCCATCTGCTCAATCATCTGATTGATACTGATCGGTTCATTGCCTCCTCCCAGGTTATAGATCTCATAACCTTGAGTCTGAAGAGCTGCGATGGTGCCACTGGCGATGTCGTCGATGTAGGTAAAGTCTCTGGTCTGCTCTCCAGTGCCGTAGAGAGTGATGGGCTCACCACGCTTGATCCACTCGATAAACCTAAAGGGGCTCATATCTGGACGACCAGCAGGTCCGTAGACGGTAAAGTAGCGTACAATGGCGACATCCAAGTCATGAAGATGATGGTAGCTGTAGGCCATTGCCTCTGCTCCAAGCTTGCTTGCGGCATAGGGAGAGAGTGGTCTACGCACATCCATACTCTCGACAAAGGGCATGTCACAGCCGGCATAGAGTGAGGATGTGGAAGCCATGAGGTATTTTTTGAGCCCATGCTTCACCATGAGATCCAGTAAATTCAAACTTCCCAGGGTATTGGTGGCGAGATAGACATAAGGGTCTTCAATGCTGGCTCTCACTCCAGCACGTGCCGCCAAATTCATCACAGCGTCAAAAGAATGCTCTTTGAAAAGAGCGTCCAAGGCATCGCGATTTTCGATATCTATTTGATGGAACACAAAGCCATCAAGCTCTTGCAGTCTACCGAGTCGATATTCTTTCACGCGGACATCGTAGTAGTCATTGAGGTTATCGACACCAAGCACTGAATGACCTTGCTCTAGCAACATCTCAGCTGTTCTTGCGCCGATAAAACCAGCGACTCCTGTTAATAAAATCTTCATAGGGGTCAGTTGAAGCGATTGCTCGCATAAAGCTGATTTGTCTCAGCTGTATTATTTTTTAGACTAAACAGATGGATTTATTCATCCCCGTAGTACCCATACTCGCCATTGTACTCACCATAGCCCTTGTAGCCGTAGTAGCCTGATCCGGTGGACTTCTTGAGGCCGT contains these protein-coding regions:
- a CDS encoding sulfotransferase family 2 domain-containing protein, encoding MISHKHKCIFIHIPKCAGTSIEKALGHFDGHEGRGGQDHRSVRMIEQPFPQFACLRSFENIKDVLRRIKYARRNDRNPNNVITASYQQYIDYFKFTVVRDPWDRAYSWYKNATRDELHRKHLGISEDIEFEEFLKRFIGSGFLRPQLYWLKNFKGQIDMNYIARFENLEEDYNRIIDQLGVDFVKLPHELNSGEVNYRSRFNKVTKEIIDRFYQEEIQFLNYKY
- a CDS encoding NAD-dependent epimerase/dehydratase family protein, producing the protein MKILLTGVAGFIGARTAEMLLEQGHSVLGVDNLNDYYDVRVKEYRLGRLQELDGFVFHQIDIENRDALDALFKEHSFDAVMNLAARAGVRASIEDPYVYLATNTLGSLNLLDLMVKHGLKKYLMASTSSLYAGCDMPFVESMDVRRPLSPYAASKLGAEAMAYSYHHLHDLDVAIVRYFTVYGPAGRPDMSPFRFIEWIKRGEPITLYGTGEQTRDFTYIDDIASGTIAALQTQGYEIYNLGGGNEPISINQMIEQMETHLGKKALIDYQPMNSADMQDTSATIDKAKSNLGWEPVVCPMEGFKKTVLWHLSEESWLNKIQL